From a region of the Lentilactobacillus curieae genome:
- the nadE gene encoding ammonia-dependent NAD(+) synthetase, with protein MRDKQAKIIADLRVSSEIDPEQEIRRSVDFLKDYLLKYSFLKGLVLGISGGQDSTLAGKLSQMAISELRDETGDMSYQFTAVRLPYGVQADESDALAAIEFMQADNVARVDIKPTVDEAVKSVAANNIEISDFNKGNIKARQRMIAQYAIASAKSAAVVGTDHAAEAVTGFYTKFGDGAADITPLWRLDKRQGRSLLEYLDAPKHLYEKTPTADLEEDRPALPDEVALGVSYTDIDNYLEGHEVSDHAAEIIEGWYDKTAHKRHTPINVYDNFWK; from the coding sequence ATGAGAGACAAACAAGCAAAGATAATCGCTGACTTGCGGGTTAGTTCAGAGATTGACCCTGAACAAGAAATTCGCCGCAGTGTTGATTTTTTAAAAGATTACTTACTAAAATACTCATTTTTAAAGGGCTTAGTTTTGGGCATTTCTGGTGGCCAAGACTCCACATTAGCGGGAAAACTATCACAGATGGCCATCTCAGAGCTTAGGGATGAAACTGGTGACATGAGCTACCAATTTACAGCTGTTCGGTTGCCATATGGCGTGCAGGCAGATGAATCTGATGCCTTAGCTGCCATTGAGTTCATGCAAGCAGATAACGTGGCACGGGTGGACATTAAGCCAACTGTAGATGAAGCGGTAAAGTCAGTTGCTGCAAACAACATTGAAATTTCTGACTTTAACAAGGGAAATATTAAAGCTCGTCAACGAATGATCGCTCAGTACGCAATCGCATCAGCTAAGTCTGCAGCTGTAGTTGGTACTGATCATGCTGCAGAAGCGGTTACCGGTTTTTATACTAAGTTTGGTGACGGAGCAGCAGACATTACCCCGCTTTGGCGATTAGATAAGCGCCAAGGAAGAAGTCTACTTGAATATCTCGATGCCCCTAAGCATCTTTATGAAAAGACGCCCACGGCTGATCTTGAGGAAGATCGACCAGCACTTCCTGATGAAGTTGCTTTAGGCGTTTCATATACAGACATCGATAACTATCTAGAGGGGCATGAAGTTTCAGACCATGCTGCAGAGATTATTGAAGGTTGGTATGACAAAACAGCTCATAAGCGCCACACACCAATTAATGTTTACGATAATTTTTGGAAGTAA